aaactccggttttgtccgtccacacgcagacacccaaaacggagaaaacgcagatcttcactttggccggagtttttaaaaagatccgttttcatgtgaaaaaactccgttttcatgtggatgacaggccaaaacgtagagaaatatctacgttttggcagatccccgactacgtgtggacagggccttaggatGATCCAGGGAGGTAGTACTGGGCGGGCCCGGGCGGGCCCTCCCCACCCTCCCCTCACAACCTGCTCTGGATACAAAGCAAACATGAAATCCCAGATGGTAACTACATCCACACCAGTGCAATATTCACATTTCAGTCTAGTTAAAGTATCCCCCATCACAGTGCCAGCAGGCTACAGAAATAAATTACAGGGGCGAATGGGAAATCATCCATACCACTTTGTCACAGTATCCCTTTAGGAATGTTTTTATTAGTTGTCAGAcggtgcatttatttgttattttctaCGATAATCTTGATAAGTGAATTGTGTCTTTGTAGTGTGATCCATCTGAGGCAGATTTCATCCCAGGGAGACAAATGAAGAGACATTAACTCGACAACATCAACGTTGGTAACATatgagggtccctttattaaccttACTTGGTGCATTAGTAagcattattaaacaataatGATAACTAATAATTGTTCTTAAGGTTATGACAAAGAGTTGTaggggtctgcttagtaatgctttaaataatatggttaagcagttgttaatactttatttaatagtttattaatgcttaatgatgCTAAGTATGTTAGTAAAAGGACCTTTATTGTCAAGTGTTACCTGAAAATGTAACACTGACCACTGTCTTCGTGCTGCTAACCCAAAGTTTTCCAGGCTAGCTGCTGTACGGTGGGGTGTTTCTGAAAGAGAAGCATTCCTCAGCCTAACAGCAGACTGATGCAGTGGGTCTGACAGCTCCCGGGGTTCTTGCATATCTGTTGGGGCACACACTGCTACAGCAGCCTGCCAGGCTACTAGGATATTCCAGAATTCCCAATCCTGCAAGCAGCGTTGTCATTTCATCATTATTCAGCATGCTCAGGGGAACGTGCTTGGGAGTGTTTTATTTTTCCTTCATGTGTTCTGTGTCAGGTCTGTTCATGACGGCTCAGCTCAGAGACACGGAGGATGACCACAAGGTCAGCAGAGCGATTCTGGAAATGCTACACATCAGCAAAGTGTCAACAAGTCACCGGGCCAAACTTCATCCCTATATGAGGAGGATCCATCAGCATTTAGCCTCTTTGGAAGTTCAAGATATTGGAAAATCAGATGGAATGCTGGTGCAAAGCTTTCGAAGTGTTGATGGTAAGAATTTAGAAAAATCATATTTCTTAAAGTCCCATTTACTACCCGTGTTGGGGAGAATACTTTGTAAATGTACTTAGTTACAGAATACTGAATACtggctttaaaatgtatttggtAATGAATTCCGTGACTTTGTTTAATCTTGGTACTGTATTCAGAATACTTGGAATGCTTTCCCATAAAAACAGCATTTAGGTCTATTAAATGTCACAATATGTGTTGATAGCTACTCCCGCAGGAAAGCAGGGCATATTAATGCTAAATGTCATGTACCGACTCGGAAAAAAAATTAAACGATAAAATTATTTTTGTTACTTTATTAATCAAACAGTCAATAGAAAGTATGTTTCTGTTTCTGTGAGAAAGTACTTGAACATTGCACAGCATTACTGTCTGCAAGAAAATGTAATCAAGACAAAACCAGTGGCGTGTCcatatcttttaaaatggggtggcccagttgAGGGacagctttgtgcatgggtggcaccaatggttatgctttttttgttttacccccaagccttttgtggacaatgaaaagcctatttaaaggtaaattagtatgatggcacctggggtggccaatcagattccaagggtggcatgtgctactccaggccactccctggacacgcccctggacaaaacacttcaaaataattgggactggccaatcacagtgcacttatttagaaaaaaacaatgtattatttatatttttttatgtgttttgtaGTTTTTCCACAGTGGAATgtcggactgcctcgttgacagaCATCCAAAgccgtccaatcacagcgctctatatgtttgatgggccaatcatagcactcTGTCAGCCAAATGGGCGGGATGTACCTGCAAGTTAGCAAACCAAGATGGCCGCCGCTCCGTAGTGGTTCAATCACAGCGTtgttttggtttggtgggccagtcacagcactctgttggtggaTGGGATGTtactggccgtgttcgagatgagccagttctgcgccgaTTAGATCACCGGCGATCAGCGAgcagtgtccgacttgacgccgacttgctctgacgtcatgcatacgtaggcaacgataacctcgtgagatcaaggcggccgcagattttggagcaaggcgctgcagttgctctccctcagctgcaaaacctagaggatgacgggaaacgcctgactctcacctgatctaagatctgattggttcacattttgatccaaacatccgctggtagaacatgaaatgttagttggtcacatgtattctgtaaatcatgtaacgttgatgatgacaactatataggccataaagagaaatgtgttttgtgttctattgtcacgtttcctatgagcacactgaagctacagctgataacctttacttattattacagtcatgtcttcatatacaatatatgatatccacaagcacgtgaggacgtgtttcagctgctaacaggcaccagaattaaaattgaaaattaaacaagtatgaacgctaacacgatatcttcatccatagtCACccacgagctacacatgcagggaaatctgtccgacgtaaacgccggctttcagccactccccctgctgcttccgtctgctctcgtctgttttccaggcgaggcgcagctcaactcgaaccacCTGTGATGGTACACAGgtaagagccaggcgtttcccgtcatcccctaggtttagtAGCCGGTGgaaagcaactgcagcgccttgctccaaaatctgcggccgccttgatctcacgaggttatcgttgcctacgtatgcatgacgtcagagcaagtcggcgtcaagtcggacacaaagctaaccggcaagcactgctcgccgatcaccggtgatctaatctgcgcagaactggctcatctcgaacacggcctatGTCTGGTTGTTTGGTATCCAACAGCACGCAGAGAAAGATCGTAGATCCCACCCCACGCTTAGAGCAGAGAATAGAAAGAGagctgagagccgtcaatggaccgTAGATTCTGCCCGACAATTTCTTTATTCATTTATTGGATTTCTTTATTCATCTTTAAGGTGAAAAGTGAAAAACACACAAGTATTCCAATGATAATATgaaagtaactgtattctaaataccacatttaaaaatagtaactgtaCCGGAATACAGTTACTCATAATTAGTATTCTAAATACGTAATGGCGGTACTAATATTCCGGTACTCCACAACACTGTTTACTACATTTTTTTAACCACTTCACTATGGCCTTTAGTAAGAGTGAATGGCCGCTCCTTTTACAGGAAGTAGAAGTCTTACTTATTAACATTCATGATATGCAagtatctctcctctgattggctaacagcaatgcaactcttccgctgcctttgtttgctcttctttcttgggtaaaaaacgcAACGtttatgctttatctccacaaatgacacaagcctgcgtgtgttctgccatgttgtggagttgtcaGTGCTAACGGTTAGCTCAAGTGACGTAGAATAAACTGGTATCTTTGGACTATTTCCTGCATAAACTACAGTTGTGCTAAGAAGCTAGTCCTTCACAAAAGTAGATATTTGGTCATTTAGAGAGAGCCCAACATGTCAGTCCTTCAATCATTCACATCTTAACATATCTGTTTGGATTTCTGAGTTGATCTTGTCAGAAAATACAGTTTAGAAAGACCCTGCTTACAGGCTTGGACACAAACTAGAGCAGCAAAttactttgtttgaaaagaaagaaaaaaatatgaGCTGACAGGCCTCCTGTTGTGATGTAGGAATGTAGGAATGAATTAAGCCAACTCCAGGTGAGACTGGATTCGACACCACTATGATTCAGCTGCATGGATGCCCTTGAGACAGGAAAAGACTTAAGGCCGCCCTGTTCCAAAACAATACATGTTACCTGAATTTTGCTCGTCTGTGTTTGGCCTTGAGGGCTGAAGACATGGGTTCAAtgtaaataaagttgattctgattctgatcattTAATTTAATCCCAAaaaggctaaataaacaaataaatgaataacagCTCTTCATAAAAACTAACTTAGGCTAGGAGGTTGCCAGAAGTGGCTCTACACCTGGACCCTTGCAAACTCAGGTGGTAACGGGATTGGGGTTGCAGTTTTGGGTTCGACAGCGACGGATAGAAAAAGACTTGGGAGATTTATATGCAACAATGTTTTTCTGGAGCCCCTTAAATGCCTCATGATCCCTATCCAATCCTTTAAAGGTCACATGCTGCTCTTCCTTCAATCCTTGCAGCATGTGCTAATGGTGAGaggcaaccaagcccccacaatgcggctcaaaaattgaggccaaccaggaagtaccaaaaattgcagttccaccctcatccactaggggctggtgtcagaagggagcaaatcctcattgactcccatgttaaaaataccgatttcacagcagaaataaacatgtttacagcctggtaccaaaacatgtttttggtttaaatgatctagtttacactcatgacaactctgagggggtgaatgtttttctcactcttctgtttaagtgtattaaaagcctaaaattctgtataataatgagcatcagacccacgtgaccacagagctagctccatggaaaggtctcagtagagcctcggtctggcctggaaactgctccgggattttgagtctctgtgtttgtattcttgtttggatattttttgtgcaattgttggacaaaatgacttgctgtggcattaattgcactaatagagcgtccaaggagtctccaattcatttttttcggtaagtaaaattatatttatgtattttaggtcactgctgagcttagattttaacatgtactgtttaaccatgaaatttaaatgtaatagggtaaaccccagtgcatttaacataatgctgcactttagaaaatgggttgaaatataacatgttggtggagctgggttcccactatcggcttgtggagctctcgggagaccgatgttttccacccgttcctcccctccccgcagctcggcgcatctctgtctgctgcgcaggctgccagctttcagcagctttcgggagaccaatgttttccacccggttttacccagcagtcagcccagcgtatctctgactcagaagctcttgtAAGATGTCATGTAGCGCCcttgtttccccctctcctcagatGTAGAGTGGTACGACCCAGTTGGGGAAGTGGTTAGATTCACTGTGTTGGCGCCCGTTCTAGAAATACAGTTGTTGGTTCAACAAGCTCCATgtctcactgctcccccagggcgTGGGTCGAATGCAGAGgacaaatttcaccacacaccaatgtgtgtgacaactgatgggactttaatatTTAATCTTGACTGCGGTGCATGGGCAAGACAGGAAGGTGAGTCGAGCATGGTCCAGATGAGCTGAATAAGGCTGACTGAGCAGAAGATGCACTGAGTGGGGGTCTGGGAGAAAATACTAAAACAGGACCAAAACTACCGGACCATGACACCTCCTTTTACTAATGATGAAAGCTAGGAATCGTGTGACTGACCAGATTATAAGGAACAAAGTCAGAGTAATCCATGGGTTTTAGTTGAAACTAATTCTAAATTGTACTTCTTTGGGTTGCCCAGGTCCACATCATGCTCCTCAAGGATGGATCTGGTTTGATGTCAGCAGCCTGAGCTCATCCATGGTGATTGCAGAGCTGGTCCTGTTCAGGAAAAACCTTCACCCACACCCCCTCAGTGTCATAGTCACCCTGCACAGCGTCATCACGTCACAGAAGAAAATGAACGAAACCTGCATCTTGGAGGAGCGACAGTTGGGGTtggaccagagaccctcctctggGTATGATGTGTTTAACGTATCCGCTCTTCTGGCTGTGAGATCCCTGAACGTGGTGGGCTTTGAGCTGCGCTACAAGGATGAGACCGGGAGTCTGGTCCTGCACGAGGCTTTAACACAGAGTCTGTACTGCCTGAACAGAGGCTGTGTGAATGAACCCATCCTGGTGTTCTACCAGGACCGTCCTCTTCAACACTAACTCCATCACGCGGTtgcatttttgttttcatttgatttgtcttctgttgtcctctgaggtagagccctgcactggagccctaggcccgggggtcggcccggcccgggggtcggcccggcccgagggccaacgactgtgtaattacctcggacacgggccaggcgcctttatttttaatcaaattcattttaaaaaaactgaaacacttgaacgcagcagcacctgcctgcttctcacacaccggcacccgttagctcagttaaggtgtgtgtggtttataaacgcgccgatataaacgaattctcaaactgcgGATTGAAACAGGTGCCCCTGTTCTAAtacgccattttatgtccactttgatgtcagaaaccattcgtttattctcatgaaaacggcagcattctgtgtttctgtgaataaattcgctctgcagttaaaaaaattacagcattcattgctggttttttttctaactggagagcgcattttcagagcggcagattaaatttacaaacgcgatATTaactgggggcgtttatttaatctgccgctctgcagttagaaaattagaatgctgcttttttttctgattgcacaagagcgcgttttcagagcggcagattaaatttacaaacgcatccaattaatatagtgttcgtaaatttcatctgccgctcgaaaaatacgctctgttagaaaaaaaagctgcattgatgctgtttttctttctttcttttttttttttttaccgcagaacgcttctcacagataataaGAATGCTGAgcgttctatcacgctaaaacattatgaaaggttaaataaaaagtcGGGCtaaggctcgggtcgggccagagaatcctgaaaaccttttcggaccgggtcgggctggggctccaccccctcgggccgggccagacacgggctcagattttaggcctgtgcagggctctagtctgaGGGATCCAGCAGTTCTCCATCTTGTTTTTAACTAATGAAATATTAGTTCTACAGCTGGTAGATTCTCCTTTTCTCTTTCCTTGT
This sequence is a window from Nothobranchius furzeri strain GRZ-AD chromosome 3, NfurGRZ-RIMD1, whole genome shotgun sequence. Protein-coding genes within it:
- the LOC107384746 gene encoding uncharacterized protein, with the translated sequence MMDGNMNKGLFMTAQLRDTEDDHKVSRAILEMLHISKVSTSHRAKLHPYMRRIHQHLASLEVQDIGKSDGMLVQSFRSVDGPHHAPQGWIWFDVSSLSSSMVIAELVLFRKNLHPHPLSVIVTLHSVITSQKKMNETCILEERQLGLDQRPSSGYDVFNVSALLAVRSLNVVGFELRYKDETGSLVLHEALTQSLYCLNRGCVNEPILVFYQDRPLQH